From the genome of Pseudomonas putida:
AGCGAGACGGCTCCGACCTGCGCACCGGTGTCGGCATGGCGAATGCCCTGGTGCAGGGCCTGCATCATGTCATGGGTGAAGGCGTGCCGGGCTTGTTCATCCACGGGGTGGGCTGTTCGAGTGTGGCAGCCGGCGAGGGCGGCCACCAGACATAAGGTAGGGATCGACTTGAGCACGTGGCTTCCTTGATAAGGCAGGCGCCAGCGCTTCATGTGCTGGCGGGGCGCACAGTATCCATGCACTCGTTTTAAGACTTATGTGTTTCTCAGGTAGGAAAAGCTAACTGCACTCGTAGGGCTAATGCGTGGCCCGTTCAAGCCGCGCGTTCGAGCGCATCCAGCAAGTCGACGAACTCCTGGGATAACTTGTGCCGTGGCGCCATATGCACCAGCGGCACCGAAACCTGGTGCGACTCGCGCATCTTGATCGAGCTGCTCAGGTACACCGGCAATACCGGCATGCCTTCGCCGCGTAACTGGTCGACCAGGGTCTGGTGCAGCGCGGTGCGACCGGCGAACTGGTTGACCACCACGCCCTCGACCTGCAGGTTCGGGTTATGGTCCTGGCGCAGTTCCTCGACTTCGGCCATGACGCTGAGCAGTGCCTGGCGCGAGAAGCTGTCGCAGTCGAATGGAATCAGCAGGCGTTCGGCGGCCACCAGGGCGCTGAAGGTATAGAAATTGAGCGCGGGTGGTGTGTCGATATAGATGCGCTCGTAATCCTCGCCCAGCTCCACCAGCAGCTTGCGCAGTTTGTTGATCTTGAACTTGCTCTCCAGCTTGCTCTGCAGGTCGCTGAGGTCGGGGCTGGCGGTGATCAGGTGAAGGTTGTCATAGCGTGTCTCGGTGATGTGAGCGCGGTGTTTCTTGCCGGCGGCGGTCACTGGCGACAGCGTCTGGCGAAAGAAGTCGGCGATGCCCGAGGGGATTCGGTCGTCAGTGAGGCCGGTGAGGTAGTAGGTGGCGTTGGCTTGCGGATCGAGGTCGAGCAACAACGTCCGGTAGCCTTCCGCGGCGCTGGCCGCCGCAAGGTTACAGGCGATACTCGATTTTCCTACGCCACCTTTCTGGTTGAACACGACACGACGCATGGGGCTTCTTCCGTGAATGGGAAATGTCAGGTTGCTGGCAATCCTATGACCATAAGACGACAGTTTTATGACAAGGGTTGTTACAACTAGCGTAGTCCACGTTCGAGTGTCGTCGTTTGGGTTGCGGGCCTTATCGCCGACAAGCCGGCGATTAGGTCCTTGCAGGGGCGCTTCAGCTGCCGCCAGAACCGCCCATTGCACCGGATCCGCTGCCGGTGCCAGTCCCAGTTCCCGTGCCATTACCACTGCCCGTTCCGCTGCCGGTACCATTGCCGACACCGCCTGGCCCCATGTTCCCGTCCTTCGTTCCGGAATCGTGGGTCGTGCCGTCACCGCCCGTGTTGTCGGTGTCATTGCGATCGGTTCCGTTGCCACTCCCTGTGGCATCGCCTGGGGTTCCCGATCCGGTCGCACCGTCAGTGCCGCCGTTCATGGTGCCGGTGCCCATGCCGTGGGTGGCGTTGCCAGGGTCGTTCATGTCGGTCGCCGCCAGGGCGATCGGTGCGCTTGCGCCCAGGCACAGGGCCAGCAATAGCGCGTAAGGCGTCATCTGCTTCATGGTCAATCTCCTTTATGGGGGATTACTTCCGTTCGGCCGAGGGCAAGCGGCAGCGGTGCGATGGCGGCGACGGACGGGCAGATGTTCATTCGGCGAGGTACTGTTGGTAAAACGCGAGCGTGGCCAGGTTCTTGTCCTTGGCCTCGAACATGATGTCGAAGCGGTCGAGAAACTGCAGGGCGTAGCGGTTGGTCCAGTGGTTCCACATTTGCGCGCTGTGGGCATACAGGTCACGCTTGTTCAGGCGCTCCAGCAGGGCCGGGATGGTCAGTTTGCATTCGGCGTCGAAGCCCAGCGCCTGTAGCGACTCGGGCGGCTGCGAGTAATGCATCACCGGCCGTACGCCCCGCCAACTGTCGATGATGCGCGGGATGCGGGCATCCTGCGGGGCAATGTAGTCGCCTTCGTGTATCCAGCAATGGTGGATGTCCAGCACAACGGGTGCCAGGTCGGCCAGGGCCAGGCAATCGTCTACACCGTAGGTCTTTTCGTCGTTTTCCAGGGTGATGACATTTCGCGCTACTGCCGACAGTCGCGGCCACACGGCGCGCATGCCCGCCGCGCCGAGACGGCCGGCGATGTGGATGTTGCATTTGAAGTCCTGAAAGCGCACGCCGTAGCCCATCATGCGGATCATGTCGGCGTGATACTCGAACTCGGCCAGGCTGTTCTCCACCACCTCCGGTCGGTCCGAGCCCAGCACGCAATACTGCCCAGGGTGGAACGACAAGCGAATGTCGGCTTCCCGGGCCACGGCGCCGATGGCGGCGAAGCGCTCGCGCATCAGCGCCTGAAAGTCGCTCTCCTGGTAGATCGCGGCGATGCTGGGGTGGCTGTAAAGCGGCAGCAGGTCGCTACTCAGGCGCAGCATGCGCAGGATCGGCGGCAACTCGCCGACGTAGGCCAGCAGGCGCAATTGCGCGTCGAGGTTATGCCGCACCAGCTCCAGCAGCTTGGCCCGCGCGGCCTGTGGCGAGGCCGTGGACAGCCAGCGCAGGGTGGTGGTGCGCGGGTTGAAGGTGCGCTCGATGGCTTCCAGGGCCTTTATCGAGTCGCTGCGATGGGGGTGGCGATACTGGCAGGCAAAGCCCAGGCGGGGCATGTTTGGACTCCGGGCAAGGGGGGATGCTCAATGGACCCCGGCGAACACCGAACGATCACTTTGGCCCGCCCTTGCCGACGGCAGGAAGGGCTCAGGAGCCGGCCTTCTCCAGTGCGGTCAGCTCGTCTTCGACCTGCTGCATGCGTTGCTCGGCCAGCGCCTGTACGCTGGCATCGTTGGCTGTTTCGCGCATCAGCGTGGTCAGCTTCTCGCTCAGGCGCTTGCCTTCGTCGGTTTCCTCCAGGGCCTTGGCCTTGGCCGGGTCCTGGGTGGCTTCGACGATGGTGGCGAACTCGGCATCGCTGAAGTTCTTTTCGCTGTAGA
Proteins encoded in this window:
- a CDS encoding ParA family protein, with protein sequence MRRVVFNQKGGVGKSSIACNLAAASAAEGYRTLLLDLDPQANATYYLTGLTDDRIPSGIADFFRQTLSPVTAAGKKHRAHITETRYDNLHLITASPDLSDLQSKLESKFKINKLRKLLVELGEDYERIYIDTPPALNFYTFSALVAAERLLIPFDCDSFSRQALLSVMAEVEELRQDHNPNLQVEGVVVNQFAGRTALHQTLVDQLRGEGMPVLPVYLSSSIKMRESHQVSVPLVHMAPRHKLSQEFVDLLDALERAA
- the uvsE gene encoding UV DNA damage repair endonuclease UvsE; this encodes MPRLGFACQYRHPHRSDSIKALEAIERTFNPRTTTLRWLSTASPQAARAKLLELVRHNLDAQLRLLAYVGELPPILRMLRLSSDLLPLYSHPSIAAIYQESDFQALMRERFAAIGAVAREADIRLSFHPGQYCVLGSDRPEVVENSLAEFEYHADMIRMMGYGVRFQDFKCNIHIAGRLGAAGMRAVWPRLSAVARNVITLENDEKTYGVDDCLALADLAPVVLDIHHCWIHEGDYIAPQDARIPRIIDSWRGVRPVMHYSQPPESLQALGFDAECKLTIPALLERLNKRDLYAHSAQMWNHWTNRYALQFLDRFDIMFEAKDKNLATLAFYQQYLAE